The Poseidonibacter lekithochrous region TTTGCCAGAGTAATGGATGTTTCAGCTGTAAAAAATATAAATAGAATGAATAATAAAGCAATAGAGATGGGTAAGGAACCAAGACATAACCTTGATAATATTGCTAATAAATTCTCTTATATAAAAGCAGATGAGAAAGATAGAATAATACTAGTTTTAGTAGATGAAGATTTAGGATTTTAAAATGTATGATTATTTAATAATAGGTGCGGGGATTATTGGTTTAAATATTGCAAAGAATCTAAAAGAGAGATTTCCAGAATCTAAGATTTTAGTACTTGAAAAAGAAGATGAAGTTGCTCAGCACAGTTCAGGTAGAAACTCGGGAGTTTTACACGCTGGATTTTATTATTCAGCAGATTCTTTAAAAGCAAAGTTCACAAAAGAGGGAAATATTGCTTTAAAAGAGTTTGTTAAAAGTAGAGGTCTTAAAATCAATGAATGTCAAAAAGTAGTTGTTGCTACTGATGATAAAGAAGTTGAAGGTCTTGAAGAGTTAAAAAGAAGAGGTGAGGCTAATGGAGTTGAACTAATTTGGTTAGATGAAGATGGATTAAATGAACTTTATCCAAATATTAAAACTCATAAAAAAGCTCTTTTATGTCCAAGTACTGCTACAGTTAATCCAAAAGAAGTTACAAAAGAGTTTGCAAAAGTAATTAAAGACTTAGGTGTTGAACTACTTCTTTCTTGTAAATATATATCAAGTTCAAATAATGTGGTATCTACAAGCCTTGGAGATTTTCAAGCAAAAAAAGTAATCAATTGTGCAGGTTTATATGCTGATAATATTGCTAGAGATTTTGGTTTTTCAAAAGATTATGTGATTATTCCTTTTAAAGGTATTTATCTAAAAGATAAAAACAATGTTTCTCATTTAGAAACAAATGTATATCCAGTACCAAATCTTGAAAACCCATTTTTAGGAGTACATTATACTCTTACAGTTGATGGAGAGAGTAAAATAGGACCTACAGCAATACCTGCATTATGGAGAGAAAACTATAAGGGAATGGATAACTTCTCTTTAAAAGAGTTTTCTCAAATTCTATTTTATGAAGCAAAACTATTTCTTACTAATGCTTTTGGTTTTAGATCATTAGCTTTTAGTGAAGTGAAAAAATATAGCCTTTCATATTTAAAAGGTTTAGCTATGAAATTAACTAAACAAATGAATCATGATGGTTTTGATTCTTGGAGTACTCCAGGAATTCGTGCACAATTATTAAACAAAAATACATTAGAGTTAGTGCAAGATTTCGTTGTGGAATCTGATGAAAACTCTGTACATGTGCTAAATGCGGTTAGTCCTGCATTTACTTCTTCAATACCTTTCGCGAACTGGGTAGTTGAAACACATGTTTTAAAAAATAAATAATACTTCAAATATTTAATCGAAGTGCAATACTTTGTACTTCGATTCTTACTTAATTTCAAAAAAAAATCATTTTAGCAATATCTGGATTGTCATATAAAATTTAACTTGGTAAAATACGGCAATTAAACATTTTATTAAAGTAAAATTAGGAGAAATTAACATGAGTTATATATCAAGCGCAAATTTAGAGTCAGCAGATAAAGAGATATTCGATATCGTAGAAGCAGAATTAGATAGACAAACAACACACTTAGAAATGATTGCAAGTGAAAACTTTACTTCACCAGCAGTTATGGAAGCAATGGGATCAGTATTTACTAACAAATATGCAGAAGGTTACCCATACAAAAGATATTATGGTGGATGTGAATTCGCAGATGCAGCTGAGCAATTAGCTATTGATAGAGCTTGTGAAATCTTTGGATGTTCATACGCAAATGTACAACCTCATTCAGGTTCTCAAGCAAATGGTGCAGTATATGCAGCATTATTAAAAGCTGGTGATAAAATCTTAGGTATGGATTTATCTCACGGTGGTCACTTAACTCATGGTTCTAAACCATCATTCTCAGGTAAAAACTACTCTGCATTCTACTATGGTGTAGAATTAGATGGTAGAATTAACTATGAAAAAGTAATGGAAATTGCTAAAACAGTTCAACCAAAAATTATCGTTTGTGGTGCTTCAGCATACGCAAGAGAAATTGATTTCGCTAAATTTAGAGAAATTGCAGATGCAGTAGGAGCAATTTTATTTGCTGATATCGCACACATTGCAGGACTTGTAGCAGCGGACGAACACCAATCTCCATTCCCTTACGCAGATGTAGTTACAACTACAACTCATAAGACTTTAAGAGGTCCAAGAGGTGGAATGATTATGTGTAATGATGAAGATATTGCTAAGAAACTTAACTCTGCAATCTTCCCAGGATTACAAGGTGGACCATTAGTTCACGTAATGGCAGCAAAAGCAGTAGCATTTAAAGAGATTTTAGCTCCTGAATGGAAAGCATATGCAGTACAAGTAAAAGCAAATGCATCTAAATTAGCAGAAGTATTAATGGCAAGAGGATATGATGTTGTTTCTGATGGAACAGATAATCACTTAATCTTAGTATCTTTCTTAAATAAAGAATTCTCAGGTAAAGATGCAGATGCAGCATTACAAAACGCTGGTATTACTGTAAATAAAAATACAGTTCCAGGTGAAACAAGATCTCCATTTGTAACATCAGGTGTTAGAATTGGATCTCCTGCATTAACAGCAAGAGGAATGGGTGAGAAAGAATTCGAATTAATTGCAAATAAAATTTGTGATGTATTAGATGATATTGAAAACACTGAGTTACAAGCTTCTATTAAATCAGAGCTTAAAGACTTAGCTAATAACTTTGTTATTTACAACCAATCAACTTACTAATAAGTATTAAATATAGGGTTTTACACCCTGTATTTTATATGTTCTAAAAATACACATTCCTCTCTTTTTTCTCAAATAAAAACCTTTTTCTAAATAATAATAAGTTAAACTTGCATCTTCAAAAATATAGAATAAATAGTTATAATTAAACATATATAACAAGAGGCGTAGATTATGAGTGATTTAGTTGAAAAAAGTCAAACTTACAAAAAGATTGAAAAAGCAATTAATTATATAGATGAAAATTTCAAAGATCAGCCTACATTAGAAGAAATCTCAGAACATATTAATATGAGTAAATACCACTTCTCTAGAGTTTTCAAAGAGTATGTGGGAGTAACTCCTATTCAATTTCTTCAAACACTTACATTAAACTATGCAAAAGAACATTTAAAAGAATCAAAATCAATATTAGATAGCTCCCTAGATTTAGGACTTAGTTCAACTAGTAGATTACATGACTTATTTGTAAATATCATTGGGGTAACTCCAAAAGAGTATAAAGAATCAGGTCTTGATGTTGAAATAACTTACGGATATGGTTCCACTCCTTTTGGAGAAGCTTTGATAGCATTTACTAAAAGAGGTATTTGTTATTTAGGTTTTATTGATAATAATGAAGAAGCAGTTTTCTCAAGATTTATGGATGTTTGGGAAAAAGCTACATTAAAAAAAGATGATAAAAAAGCCCATGAGTATCTAAATGATATTTTTCTAAAAAATAAAAAATATGATTTAGTTGTAAAAGGTACTAATTTCCAAATTAATGTTTGGAGAGCTTTAATGAATATTCCCGATGGATTAATTAGTTCATACCAAGATATTGCAGATAAGTTAGAAAAACCAAAAGCAGTACGAGCAGTTGCAAGTGCTATTGGCTCAAATCATATAGGTTTTTTAATTCCATGTCATAGGGTTATTGCAAAAAGTGGAGCTATGAGTGGGTATAGATGGGGAATTCAAAGAAAGAAAATTCTTTTAGCTTATGAAGATTTTAATAAAAAAAAGTAGTAAAGTATTCTTCTTAGGATATTAGAAATACCCTAAGATTTTATGATGTTTATAAATAAACTTTTTAGAGACTTCAAAAAATTCTAACATTATAGAATTCATCTCATCCAACATAGTTTTTTCCATATAAGAATTTGATAACGTAGCCATAATAAATTCCTTTGCGTAAAGATTTATTATATTAAGTTTTATTCAAAATGTAAAGAATATTAAAAAAATTAAATAAGAAAAAAACTTTCTTTAGTAAATAATAT contains the following coding sequences:
- a CDS encoding serine hydroxymethyltransferase; translated protein: MSYISSANLESADKEIFDIVEAELDRQTTHLEMIASENFTSPAVMEAMGSVFTNKYAEGYPYKRYYGGCEFADAAEQLAIDRACEIFGCSYANVQPHSGSQANGAVYAALLKAGDKILGMDLSHGGHLTHGSKPSFSGKNYSAFYYGVELDGRINYEKVMEIAKTVQPKIIVCGASAYAREIDFAKFREIADAVGAILFADIAHIAGLVAADEHQSPFPYADVVTTTTHKTLRGPRGGMIMCNDEDIAKKLNSAIFPGLQGGPLVHVMAAKAVAFKEILAPEWKAYAVQVKANASKLAEVLMARGYDVVSDGTDNHLILVSFLNKEFSGKDADAALQNAGITVNKNTVPGETRSPFVTSGVRIGSPALTARGMGEKEFELIANKICDVLDDIENTELQASIKSELKDLANNFVIYNQSTY
- a CDS encoding bifunctional helix-turn-helix domain-containing protein/methylated-DNA--[protein]-cysteine S-methyltransferase; the encoded protein is MSDLVEKSQTYKKIEKAINYIDENFKDQPTLEEISEHINMSKYHFSRVFKEYVGVTPIQFLQTLTLNYAKEHLKESKSILDSSLDLGLSSTSRLHDLFVNIIGVTPKEYKESGLDVEITYGYGSTPFGEALIAFTKRGICYLGFIDNNEEAVFSRFMDVWEKATLKKDDKKAHEYLNDIFLKNKKYDLVVKGTNFQINVWRALMNIPDGLISSYQDIADKLEKPKAVRAVASAIGSNHIGFLIPCHRVIAKSGAMSGYRWGIQRKKILLAYEDFNKKK
- the lhgO gene encoding L-2-hydroxyglutarate oxidase, with protein sequence MYDYLIIGAGIIGLNIAKNLKERFPESKILVLEKEDEVAQHSSGRNSGVLHAGFYYSADSLKAKFTKEGNIALKEFVKSRGLKINECQKVVVATDDKEVEGLEELKRRGEANGVELIWLDEDGLNELYPNIKTHKKALLCPSTATVNPKEVTKEFAKVIKDLGVELLLSCKYISSSNNVVSTSLGDFQAKKVINCAGLYADNIARDFGFSKDYVIIPFKGIYLKDKNNVSHLETNVYPVPNLENPFLGVHYTLTVDGESKIGPTAIPALWRENYKGMDNFSLKEFSQILFYEAKLFLTNAFGFRSLAFSEVKKYSLSYLKGLAMKLTKQMNHDGFDSWSTPGIRAQLLNKNTLELVQDFVVESDENSVHVLNAVSPAFTSSIPFANWVVETHVLKNK